The Burkholderia pyrrocinia genome has a segment encoding these proteins:
- the lpxD gene encoding UDP-3-O-(3-hydroxymyristoyl)glucosamine N-acyltransferase produces the protein MALTLEELVKRFGGEIVGDAQCKVGGLAPLDQAGAQQLAFLANPKYLSQVESTRAGAVLIAPKDLEKLGAAANGRNFIVTPNPYAYFARVAQMFIDLAAPPRAAGVHPSATIDPAAKVAASAVIGPHVTVEAGAVIEDGVQLDANVFVGRGTTIGAGSHVYPNASVYHGCKVGPRAIIHSGAVIGSDGFGFAPDFVGDGDARTGSWVKIPQVGGVSIGPDVEIGANTTIDRGAMADTVIEECVKIDNQVQIAHNCRIGAYTVIAGKAGIAGSTTIGRHCMIGGAAGIAGHVTLGDYVIITANSGVSKSLPKAGIYTSAFPAVDHGEWNKSAALVRNLDKLRDRIKALEAALAAQGGTDA, from the coding sequence ATGGCATTGACGCTTGAGGAACTCGTAAAGCGGTTCGGCGGCGAGATCGTCGGCGACGCACAGTGCAAGGTGGGCGGGCTCGCACCGCTCGACCAGGCCGGCGCTCAGCAACTCGCGTTCCTCGCGAATCCGAAGTACCTGTCGCAGGTCGAGTCGACCCGTGCAGGCGCGGTGCTGATCGCACCGAAGGACCTCGAAAAGCTGGGCGCGGCCGCTAACGGCCGCAATTTCATTGTGACGCCGAATCCGTACGCGTACTTCGCGCGCGTCGCGCAGATGTTCATCGACCTGGCCGCGCCGCCGCGCGCCGCCGGCGTGCATCCGAGCGCGACGATCGATCCGGCCGCGAAGGTCGCCGCGAGCGCGGTGATCGGCCCGCACGTGACGGTCGAGGCCGGCGCGGTGATCGAGGACGGCGTGCAGCTCGACGCGAACGTATTCGTTGGCCGCGGCACGACGATCGGCGCGGGCTCGCACGTTTATCCGAACGCATCGGTGTACCACGGCTGCAAGGTCGGCCCGCGCGCGATCATCCATTCGGGCGCGGTGATCGGCTCCGACGGCTTCGGCTTCGCGCCGGATTTCGTCGGCGACGGCGACGCACGCACCGGTAGCTGGGTCAAGATCCCGCAGGTCGGCGGCGTATCGATCGGCCCGGACGTCGAGATCGGCGCGAACACGACGATCGATCGTGGCGCGATGGCGGATACCGTCATCGAGGAATGCGTGAAGATCGACAACCAGGTGCAAATCGCCCATAACTGCCGGATCGGTGCCTACACGGTGATCGCCGGCAAGGCAGGCATTGCGGGCAGCACGACGATCGGCCGCCACTGCATGATCGGCGGCGCGGCCGGGATCGCCGGCCACGTGACGCTCGGCGACTATGTCATCATCACCGCGAATTCGGGCGTGTCGAAGTCGCTGCCGAAGGCAGGCATCTATACCAGCGCGTTCCCGGCCGTCGACCACGGCGAATGGAACAAGAGCGCCGCGCTCGTGCGCAACCTCGACAAGCTGCGCGACCGCATCAAGGCGCTCGAAGCCGCGCTCGCCGCCCAGGGCGGCACGGACGCCTGA
- a CDS encoding NfeD family protein: MMSGHLFWWVAVGVLVVAELLTGTFYLLMIALGFLAGGLLQLAGFAPHVQFGAAAAVAIISMIVLRRSGLGRKQKRDTSTNPDVNLDIGSTVTVDAWRDGRARVQYRGADWDVELANGERDDAHVYQVSAVRGNCLVVVAKPAG, translated from the coding sequence ATGATGTCCGGGCATTTGTTCTGGTGGGTCGCGGTGGGCGTGCTGGTCGTGGCCGAGCTGCTGACGGGCACGTTCTACCTGCTGATGATCGCGCTCGGCTTTCTCGCGGGCGGGTTGCTGCAGCTGGCCGGTTTCGCGCCGCACGTGCAGTTCGGCGCGGCGGCCGCGGTCGCGATCATCTCGATGATCGTGCTGCGCCGTTCGGGGCTCGGCCGCAAGCAGAAGCGCGACACGTCGACGAATCCCGACGTCAATCTCGATATCGGCTCGACCGTCACGGTCGATGCGTGGCGTGACGGCCGCGCGCGCGTGCAGTATCGCGGCGCCGACTGGGACGTCGAGCTGGCGAACGGCGAGCGCGACGACGCGCACGTGTATCAGGTGAGCGCCGTGCGAGGTAACTGTCTCGTGGTCGTGGCGAAACCCGCGGGCTGA
- the rnhB gene encoding ribonuclease HII — protein MTAARVPRRRASSDVQGGFDFSRPDEIVCGVDEAGRGPLAGPVVAAAVILDPAQPIDGLDDSKALSAKKRDALYDLIVARSRAYCVASASVDEIDTLNILHATMLAMKRAVEGLSVLPTLAQIDGNRCPTLTVRAEAIVSGDALVPSISAASILAKVTRDRMLVDLHERFPVYGFNVHAGYGTAKHLAALREHGPCEAHRRSFAPVRAALDLIR, from the coding sequence ATGACGGCAGCACGTGTACCACGCCGCCGCGCGTCGAGCGACGTGCAGGGCGGCTTCGACTTCAGCCGGCCCGACGAGATCGTCTGCGGCGTCGACGAAGCCGGCCGCGGCCCGCTCGCGGGGCCGGTGGTGGCCGCCGCGGTGATCCTCGATCCGGCGCAGCCGATCGACGGGCTCGACGATTCGAAGGCGCTGTCCGCGAAGAAGCGCGACGCGCTGTACGACCTGATCGTCGCGCGTTCGCGCGCGTATTGCGTCGCGTCGGCAAGCGTCGACGAAATCGATACGCTGAATATCCTGCACGCGACGATGCTCGCGATGAAGCGGGCCGTCGAGGGCCTGTCGGTCCTGCCGACGCTCGCGCAGATCGACGGCAACCGCTGCCCGACGCTGACGGTGCGTGCCGAGGCGATCGTCAGCGGCGATGCGCTGGTGCCGAGCATCTCGGCCGCGTCGATCCTCGCGAAGGTCACGCGCGACCGCATGCTCGTCGACCTGCACGAACGTTTCCCGGTGTACGGTTTCAACGTGCACGCGGGCTACGGCACCGCGAAACACCTCGCCGCGCTGCGCGAGCACGGCCCGTGCGAAGCGCACCGGCGCTCGTTCGCGCCTGTGCGCGCGGCACTCGATCTGATTCGATGA
- the ppsR gene encoding pyruvate, water dikinase regulatory protein, whose protein sequence is MLPTVFIVSDGTGITAETFAHSILSQFDQKFRLVRVPFVDSLDKAYATVEKINEAAVHDGRRAIVFTTLVDSESNDIVKRSNALVLDMFQRFVEPLEQELELKSSHAMGRGHQNADTEEYKTRIEAINFSLAHDDGQSNRNLSEADVILVGVSRSGKTPTSLYLAMQYGVKAANYPLIPEDFERGKLPSALSAHREKLFGLSIDPQRLSEIRNERRPGSKYAAPENCRYEINEAEAMMRREGIKWLSSTHKSIEEIATTILQEIRLDRQSY, encoded by the coding sequence ATGCTGCCAACCGTTTTCATCGTCTCCGACGGCACCGGGATCACTGCCGAAACCTTCGCGCATTCGATCCTCTCCCAGTTCGACCAGAAATTCCGTCTCGTGCGCGTGCCGTTCGTCGACTCGCTCGACAAGGCCTATGCGACCGTCGAGAAGATCAACGAGGCCGCCGTGCACGACGGCCGCCGCGCGATCGTGTTCACGACGCTCGTCGACAGCGAGTCGAACGACATCGTCAAGCGCTCCAATGCGCTCGTGCTCGACATGTTCCAGCGCTTCGTCGAGCCGCTCGAGCAGGAGCTGGAGCTCAAGTCGAGCCACGCGATGGGCCGCGGCCACCAGAACGCGGACACCGAGGAATACAAGACGCGGATCGAGGCGATCAACTTCTCGCTCGCGCACGACGACGGCCAGTCGAACCGCAACCTGTCGGAAGCCGACGTGATCCTCGTCGGCGTGTCGCGCAGCGGCAAGACGCCGACGAGCCTGTATCTCGCGATGCAATACGGCGTGAAAGCCGCGAACTATCCGCTGATTCCGGAAGACTTCGAACGCGGCAAGCTGCCGTCGGCGCTCTCCGCGCACCGTGAAAAGCTGTTCGGGCTGTCGATCGACCCGCAGCGCCTGTCGGAGATTCGCAACGAGCGGCGGCCGGGCAGCAAGTACGCGGCGCCCGAGAACTGCCGCTACGAGATCAACGAGGCCGAAGCGATGATGCGCCGCGAGGGGATCAAGTGGCTGTCGTCGACGCACAAGTCGATCGAGGAAATCGCGACGACGATCCTGCAGGAAATCCGCCTCGACCGGCAGTCGTACTGA
- a CDS encoding OmpH family outer membrane protein → MCALTVALALGAATVHAQDVARIAAVNSDRILRESAPAKAAQTKLEAEFAKRDKDLQDLAARLKSMSDSLDKSGTSLSAADRAQKQRDLAQLDTDFQRKQREFREDLNQRRNEELAAVLERANKVIKQIAEQQNYDLIVQEAVYVSPRIDITDKVLKALASGSTN, encoded by the coding sequence ATGTGCGCGCTGACCGTTGCGCTGGCCCTGGGCGCGGCGACGGTTCACGCACAGGACGTCGCCCGCATCGCGGCGGTCAATTCGGATCGGATCCTGCGCGAGTCGGCGCCCGCGAAGGCGGCGCAGACGAAGCTCGAAGCCGAGTTCGCGAAGCGCGACAAGGATCTGCAGGATCTGGCGGCGCGTCTGAAGTCGATGTCCGATTCGCTCGACAAGAGCGGCACGTCGCTGTCGGCGGCCGATCGCGCGCAGAAGCAGCGCGATCTCGCCCAGCTCGATACCGATTTCCAGCGCAAGCAGCGCGAGTTCCGCGAGGACCTGAACCAGCGTCGCAACGAGGAGCTGGCGGCCGTGCTGGAGCGGGCGAACAAGGTCATCAAGCAGATCGCCGAGCAGCAGAATTACGACCTGATCGTGCAGGAAGCCGTGTACGTCAGCCCGCGCATCGACATCACCGACAAGGTGCTCAAGGCGCTCGCGTCCGGCTCGACGAACTGA
- the lpxA gene encoding acyl-ACP--UDP-N-acetylglucosamine O-acyltransferase, with protein MTRIHPTAIVEPGAQIDESVEIGPYAIVGPNVTIGARTTIGSHSVIEGHTTIGEDNRIGHYASVGGRPQDMKYKDEPTKLVIGNRNTIREFTTIHTGTVQDVGVTTLGDDNWIMAYVHIGHDCKVGSNVIMSSNAQMAGHVEIGDWAIVGGMSGVHQFVRIGAHSMLGGASALVQDIPPFVIAAGNKAEPHGINVEGLRRRGFSADAISALRSAYRLLYKNGLSLEEAKVQLRELAEAGGDGDAPVKALVEFVNASQRGIIR; from the coding sequence ATGACCAGGATTCATCCCACCGCGATTGTCGAACCGGGCGCGCAGATCGACGAATCGGTCGAGATCGGCCCGTATGCGATCGTCGGCCCGAACGTCACGATCGGCGCGCGCACGACGATCGGCTCGCACAGCGTGATCGAAGGCCACACGACGATCGGCGAGGACAACCGCATCGGCCATTACGCATCGGTCGGTGGCCGTCCACAGGACATGAAGTACAAGGACGAGCCGACGAAGCTCGTGATCGGCAACCGCAACACGATCCGCGAATTCACGACGATCCACACGGGCACCGTGCAGGACGTCGGCGTGACGACGCTCGGCGACGACAACTGGATCATGGCCTACGTGCACATCGGCCATGACTGCAAGGTCGGCAGCAACGTCATCATGTCGAGCAACGCGCAGATGGCCGGCCACGTCGAGATCGGCGACTGGGCGATCGTCGGCGGGATGTCGGGCGTCCACCAGTTCGTGCGCATCGGCGCGCACTCGATGCTGGGCGGCGCGTCGGCGCTCGTGCAGGACATTCCGCCGTTCGTGATCGCGGCAGGCAACAAGGCCGAGCCGCACGGGATCAACGTCGAAGGGCTGCGTCGGCGCGGCTTCTCGGCCGATGCGATCTCGGCGCTGCGCAGCGCGTACCGCCTGCTGTACAAGAACGGCCTGTCGCTCGAAGAGGCGAAGGTGCAGCTGCGCGAGCTGGCGGAGGCGGGCGGCGACGGCGATGCGCCGGTGAAGGCGCTCGTCGAGTTCGTCAACGCGTCCCAGCGCGGCATCATCCGCTAA
- a CDS encoding SPFH domain-containing protein, producing MDSLIIWVVLLVIAIVIVSKTVKIVPQQHAWVLERFGRYHATLSPGLNIVLPFVDRIAYRHVLKEIPLDVPSQICITRDNTQLQVDGVLYFQVMDPMKASYGSSNFVFAITQLSQTMLRSVIGKLELDKTFEERDFINHSIVSALDDAAANWGVKVLRYEIKDLTPPKEILHAMQAQITAEREKRALIAASEGRKQEQINLASGAREAAIQKSEGERQAAINQAQGQAAAILAVAEANAQAIQKIANAIQSQGGMDAVNLKVAEQYVGAFSNLAKQGNTLIVPSNLSDLGSAVASAMSIVKNASPAAGAKG from the coding sequence ATGGATTCGCTGATCATCTGGGTTGTCCTGCTCGTCATCGCGATCGTGATCGTGTCGAAGACGGTGAAGATCGTGCCGCAGCAACATGCGTGGGTGCTGGAGCGTTTCGGGCGCTATCACGCGACGCTGTCGCCCGGTCTCAATATCGTGCTGCCGTTCGTCGATCGCATCGCATACCGGCACGTGCTGAAGGAAATCCCGCTCGACGTGCCGAGCCAGATCTGCATCACGCGCGACAACACGCAGTTGCAGGTCGATGGCGTGCTGTATTTCCAGGTGATGGACCCGATGAAGGCGTCATACGGGTCGAGCAACTTCGTGTTCGCGATCACGCAGCTGTCGCAGACGATGCTGCGCTCGGTGATCGGCAAGCTGGAGCTCGACAAGACCTTCGAGGAGCGCGACTTCATCAACCACAGCATCGTGTCGGCGCTCGACGACGCAGCCGCGAACTGGGGTGTGAAGGTGCTGCGCTACGAGATCAAGGACCTGACGCCGCCGAAGGAAATCCTGCACGCGATGCAGGCGCAGATCACCGCGGAGCGCGAGAAGCGCGCGCTGATCGCCGCATCCGAGGGCCGCAAGCAGGAACAGATCAACCTCGCGTCGGGTGCGCGCGAAGCGGCGATCCAGAAGTCCGAAGGCGAGCGGCAGGCCGCGATCAACCAGGCGCAAGGCCAGGCCGCCGCGATTCTGGCGGTGGCCGAGGCGAACGCGCAGGCGATCCAGAAGATCGCGAATGCGATCCAGTCGCAGGGCGGGATGGACGCGGTGAACCTGAAGGTCGCCGAGCAGTATGTCGGCGCGTTCTCGAATCTCGCGAAGCAGGGCAACACGCTGATCGTGCCGTCGAACCTGTCGGATCTCGGCAGTGCGGTCGCATCGGCGATGTCGATCGTCAAAAACGCGTCGCCCGCTGCGGGCGCGAAGGGCTGA
- the fabZ gene encoding 3-hydroxyacyl-ACP dehydratase FabZ, with product MSTEKINLDIHKILTLLPHRYPILLVDRVLELEPHKGIKALKNVSINEPFFQGHFPKRPVMPGVLILEALAQAAALLTFAEEQPKDPENTLYYFVGIDGARFKRVVEPGDQLILNVTFERYIRGIWKFKAVAEVDGKVAAEAELMCTVKTADAAP from the coding sequence ATGAGCACTGAAAAAATCAATCTCGACATCCACAAGATCCTCACGCTGCTGCCGCATCGCTACCCGATTCTGCTCGTCGATCGCGTGCTCGAACTCGAGCCGCACAAAGGGATCAAAGCGCTGAAGAACGTGTCGATCAACGAGCCGTTCTTCCAGGGGCATTTCCCGAAGCGGCCGGTGATGCCGGGCGTGCTGATCCTCGAGGCGCTCGCGCAGGCCGCGGCGCTGCTGACCTTCGCGGAAGAGCAGCCGAAGGATCCGGAGAACACGCTGTACTACTTCGTCGGGATCGACGGCGCGCGCTTCAAGCGCGTGGTCGAGCCGGGCGACCAACTGATTCTGAACGTGACGTTCGAACGCTACATCCGCGGCATCTGGAAGTTCAAGGCGGTGGCGGAAGTGGACGGCAAGGTGGCGGCGGAAGCCGAACTGATGTGCACGGTCAAGACGGCCGACGCGGCGCCCTGA
- a CDS encoding TrmH family RNA methyltransferase, whose product MKSITSRDNPLYKRLKALAGSTPHQRRSGQALLEGFHLASAYLDTGATPELCVATEGALGHAEAQAIVARIDAQRVVTLPDALFGQLSNVVNGVGFLLLVDRPAQPLPERVTHTSVVLDGVQDAGNVGSILRSAAAAGVRHVFCAPGTAYAWSSKVLRSGMGAHFLLSIHEDVDAVALAERLDVPVALTDSHGAQALYDCDLSGPVAWVFGNEGAGVSAFWRDAATHRVTIPQPGGMESLNVAAAAAVCLFEQVRQQRPA is encoded by the coding sequence ATGAAAAGCATCACTTCCCGCGACAACCCGCTGTACAAGCGCCTGAAGGCGCTCGCGGGTTCGACGCCCCATCAGCGCCGTAGCGGCCAGGCACTGCTCGAAGGATTCCATCTCGCGAGCGCGTACCTCGACACGGGCGCGACGCCCGAGCTGTGCGTGGCGACCGAAGGCGCGCTCGGCCACGCAGAGGCGCAGGCGATCGTCGCGCGCATCGACGCGCAGCGTGTCGTGACGCTGCCGGACGCGCTGTTCGGGCAGTTGTCGAATGTCGTCAACGGCGTCGGTTTCCTGCTGCTCGTCGACCGGCCGGCGCAACCGCTGCCTGAGCGCGTGACGCACACGTCCGTCGTGCTCGACGGCGTGCAGGACGCCGGCAACGTCGGCTCGATCCTGCGCAGCGCCGCCGCGGCTGGCGTGCGGCATGTGTTCTGTGCGCCGGGCACGGCCTACGCATGGTCGTCGAAGGTGCTTCGTTCGGGGATGGGCGCGCATTTCCTGCTGTCGATCCACGAGGACGTTGACGCCGTCGCGCTCGCCGAACGCCTCGACGTGCCGGTCGCGCTGACCGATTCGCATGGCGCGCAGGCGCTCTACGATTGCGACCTGTCGGGGCCCGTCGCATGGGTGTTCGGCAACGAGGGCGCCGGCGTATCGGCGTTCTGGCGCGACGCGGCCACGCATCGCGTGACGATTCCGCAGCCGGGCGGGATGGAGTCGCTGAATGTTGCCGCAGCAGCAGCGGTGTGCCTGTTCGAGCAGGTAAGACAGCAGCGGCCTGCGTGA
- the ppsA gene encoding phosphoenolpyruvate synthase yields the protein MTNAANVAKDQAYVIPFEQLRMTDVEIVGGKNASLGEMISQLSEAGVRVPTGFATTALAFRDFLTHNDLTDRIAKRLESLDIDDVKALAEAGAEIRKWIVDAPMQARLEQEIRAQFEVLKNGSPAELSFAVRSSATAEDLPDASFAGQQESYLNVVGIEDVLDRMKHVFASLYNDRAISYRVHKGFTHAEVALSAGVQRMVRSDVGAAGVMFTIDTESGFKDAVFITSSYGLGETVVQGAVNPDEFYVFKTTLAQDKYPIIRRSIGSKLIKMEFTQPGEPGRVKTVDVPHEQRNRYSITDEDVIELAKYAVIIEKHYQRPMDIEWGKDGRDGKIFILQARPETVKSQATGKAEQRFKLKGQSQVLATGRAIGQKIGAGPVRVIQDPSEMERVQPGDVLVADMTDPNWEPVMKRAAAIVTNRGGRTCHAAIIARELGVPAVVGCGDATDILKDGALVTVSCAEGDEGKIYDGLLETEVTEVQRGELPEIPVKIMMNVGNPQLAFDFSQLPNAGVGLARLEFIINNNIGVHPKAILEYPNIDQDLKKAVESVARGHASPRQFYVDKLTEGVATIAAAFYPKPVIVRLSDFKSNEYKKLIGGSRYEPDEENPMLGFRGASRYIAEDFAPAFEMECRALKRVRDEMGLTNVEIMVPFVRTVKQAERVVGLLEKFGLKRGENGLRLVMMCEVPTNAILAEEFLQHFDGFSIGSNDLTQLTLGLDRDSGMELLAVDFDERDPAVKFLLKRAIDTCRKMGKYVGICGQGPSDHPDFAQWLTDEGIVSISLNPDTIIETWQALANRK from the coding sequence ATGACTAACGCAGCAAACGTCGCAAAGGACCAGGCGTATGTAATTCCGTTCGAGCAGTTGCGGATGACCGATGTGGAGATCGTCGGCGGCAAGAATGCGTCGCTCGGCGAGATGATCAGCCAGCTTTCCGAAGCAGGCGTTCGCGTGCCCACCGGTTTCGCCACGACCGCGCTCGCGTTCCGCGATTTCCTCACGCACAACGACCTTACCGACCGTATCGCCAAGCGTCTCGAGTCGCTCGACATCGACGACGTGAAGGCGCTCGCCGAAGCCGGTGCCGAAATCCGCAAGTGGATCGTCGACGCGCCGATGCAGGCGCGCCTCGAGCAGGAAATCCGCGCGCAGTTCGAAGTCCTGAAGAACGGCTCGCCGGCCGAGCTGTCGTTTGCCGTGCGCTCGTCCGCGACCGCGGAAGACCTGCCCGACGCATCGTTCGCCGGCCAGCAGGAGTCGTACCTGAACGTCGTCGGCATCGAAGACGTGCTCGACCGCATGAAGCACGTGTTCGCGTCGCTGTATAACGACCGCGCGATCTCGTACCGCGTGCACAAGGGCTTCACGCACGCCGAGGTCGCACTGTCGGCCGGCGTGCAGCGCATGGTCCGCTCGGACGTCGGCGCCGCCGGCGTGATGTTCACGATCGATACCGAATCGGGCTTCAAGGACGCCGTGTTCATCACGTCGAGCTACGGCCTGGGCGAAACCGTCGTGCAGGGCGCGGTGAACCCGGACGAGTTCTATGTGTTCAAGACGACGCTCGCACAGGACAAGTACCCGATCATCCGCCGCTCGATCGGCTCGAAGCTGATCAAGATGGAATTCACGCAGCCGGGCGAGCCGGGCCGCGTGAAGACGGTCGACGTGCCGCACGAGCAGCGCAACCGCTACTCGATCACCGACGAGGACGTGATCGAGCTGGCGAAGTACGCGGTCATCATCGAGAAGCACTACCAGCGTCCGATGGACATCGAGTGGGGCAAGGACGGCCGTGACGGCAAGATCTTCATCCTGCAGGCACGCCCGGAAACGGTGAAGAGCCAGGCGACCGGCAAGGCCGAGCAGCGCTTCAAGCTGAAGGGCCAGTCGCAGGTGCTCGCGACGGGCCGTGCGATCGGCCAGAAGATCGGCGCGGGCCCCGTGCGCGTGATCCAGGATCCGTCGGAAATGGAACGCGTGCAGCCGGGCGACGTGCTGGTTGCCGACATGACCGACCCGAACTGGGAGCCGGTGATGAAGCGCGCGGCTGCGATCGTCACGAACCGTGGCGGCCGGACCTGCCACGCGGCGATCATCGCGCGTGAGCTCGGCGTGCCGGCGGTGGTCGGCTGCGGCGACGCGACCGACATCCTGAAGGACGGCGCGCTCGTCACCGTGTCGTGCGCGGAAGGCGACGAAGGCAAGATCTACGACGGCCTGCTCGAGACGGAAGTCACGGAAGTGCAGCGCGGCGAACTGCCGGAAATCCCGGTCAAGATCATGATGAACGTCGGCAACCCGCAGCTCGCGTTCGACTTCTCGCAACTGCCGAACGCCGGCGTGGGCCTCGCGCGTCTCGAGTTCATCATCAACAACAACATCGGCGTACACCCGAAGGCGATTCTCGAGTACCCGAACATCGACCAGGACCTGAAGAAGGCCGTCGAGAGCGTTGCGCGCGGCCACGCGTCGCCGCGTCAGTTCTACGTCGACAAGCTGACGGAAGGTGTCGCGACGATCGCCGCGGCGTTCTATCCGAAGCCCGTGATCGTGCGTCTGTCCGACTTCAAGTCGAACGAGTACAAGAAGCTGATCGGCGGTTCGCGTTACGAGCCGGACGAGGAAAACCCGATGCTGGGTTTCCGCGGCGCATCGCGCTACATCGCCGAAGACTTCGCGCCGGCGTTCGAGATGGAGTGCCGAGCACTGAAGCGCGTGCGCGACGAGATGGGCCTGACCAACGTCGAGATCATGGTGCCGTTCGTGCGTACCGTGAAGCAGGCGGAGCGTGTCGTCGGCCTGCTCGAGAAGTTCGGCCTGAAGCGCGGCGAAAACGGCTTGCGCCTCGTGATGATGTGCGAAGTCCCGACCAACGCGATCCTCGCCGAAGAGTTCCTGCAGCACTTCGACGGTTTCTCGATCGGCTCGAACGACCTCACGCAGCTCACGCTCGGCCTCGATCGCGACTCGGGCATGGAACTGCTGGCAGTCGACTTCGACGAACGCGACCCGGCCGTCAAGTTCCTGCTGAAGCGTGCGATCGATACCTGCCGCAAGATGGGCAAGTACGTCGGCATCTGCGGCCAGGGCCCGTCCGATCACCCGGATTTCGCGCAGTGGCTGACCGATGAAGGCATCGTGTCGATCTCGCTGAACCCGGACACGATCATCGAAACGTGGCAGGCGCTCGCCAACCGGAAGTAA
- the lpxB gene encoding lipid-A-disaccharide synthase, with translation MPLPTNQLRLAMVAGEPSGDLLAASLLGGLRERLPESAQYYGIGGPRMIAQGFDSHWQMDKLTVRGYVEALGQIPEILRIRGELKRQLLAERPDAFIGIDAPDFNFNVEQAARDAGIPSIHFVCPSIWAWRGGRIKKIAKSVDHMLCLFPFEPAILDKAGVASTYVGHPLADEIPLEPDTHGARIALGLPADGPVIAVLPGSRRSEIALIGPTFFAAMALMQQREPGVRFVMPAATPALRELLQPLVDAHPQLALTITDGRSQVAMTAADAILVKSGTVTLEAALLKKPMVISYKVPWLTGQIMRRQGYLPYVGLPNILAGRFVVPELLQHFATPEALADATLTQLRDDANRRTLTEVFTEMHLSLRQNTAAKAAEAVVRVLEQRKGRA, from the coding sequence ATGCCGCTTCCGACCAATCAGCTCCGGCTCGCGATGGTGGCCGGCGAGCCGTCGGGCGACCTGCTCGCGGCGTCGCTGCTCGGCGGGCTGCGCGAGCGGCTGCCCGAATCGGCCCAGTATTACGGGATCGGCGGGCCGCGCATGATCGCGCAGGGCTTCGACTCGCACTGGCAGATGGACAAGCTGACCGTGCGCGGTTATGTCGAGGCGCTGGGCCAGATTCCCGAGATCCTGCGGATTCGCGGCGAGCTGAAACGCCAGCTGCTCGCGGAGCGGCCGGACGCGTTCATCGGCATCGACGCGCCGGATTTCAACTTCAACGTCGAACAGGCCGCGCGCGACGCAGGCATCCCGTCGATCCACTTCGTGTGCCCGTCGATCTGGGCATGGCGCGGCGGCCGGATCAAGAAGATCGCCAAGTCCGTCGATCACATGCTGTGCCTGTTCCCGTTCGAGCCGGCGATTCTCGACAAGGCAGGCGTCGCATCGACCTACGTCGGCCATCCACTGGCCGACGAGATCCCGCTCGAGCCCGACACGCACGGCGCGCGCATCGCGCTGGGCCTGCCCGCAGACGGCCCCGTGATCGCGGTGCTGCCGGGCAGCCGGCGCTCGGAGATCGCGCTGATCGGCCCGACCTTCTTCGCGGCGATGGCGCTGATGCAGCAACGCGAGCCCGGCGTGCGGTTCGTGATGCCGGCGGCGACGCCCGCGTTGCGCGAGCTGCTGCAGCCGCTCGTCGACGCGCATCCGCAACTTGCGCTGACGATCACCGACGGCCGCTCGCAAGTCGCGATGACGGCCGCTGACGCAATCCTCGTGAAGAGCGGCACCGTCACGCTGGAAGCTGCGCTGCTGAAGAAGCCGATGGTGATCTCGTACAAGGTGCCCTGGCTGACCGGGCAGATCATGCGCCGGCAGGGCTACCTGCCGTATGTCGGCTTGCCGAACATCCTGGCGGGGCGCTTCGTCGTGCCCGAGCTGCTGCAGCATTTCGCGACGCCCGAGGCGCTCGCCGATGCGACGCTCACGCAGTTGCGCGACGACGCGAACCGCCGCACGCTGACCGAAGTGTTTACCGAAATGCATCTTTCGCTGCGGCAGAACACGGCCGCGAAGGCGGCCGAAGCGGTCGTGCGCGTGCTCGAGCAACGCAAGGGGCGCGCATGA